Proteins co-encoded in one Pseudophryne corroboree isolate aPseCor3 chromosome 1, aPseCor3.hap2, whole genome shotgun sequence genomic window:
- the LOC135050273 gene encoding paraneoplastic antigen Ma1 homolog yields MGDLTDTTDGTIMTEMLFLFGVKQPRIVDKQFRESGEMCAVLITTSNDLESELLPKVVAVRSNPERRWKITWPEKDCSEGAAEPLIVGDVSYPASGDHSAAMREGSPSQGIEEKLGNQLEVIADKVVHQLERWHYEGSYRRLRLFSGIFPVPTGEEPYEAWREAAIQQSEEWHCPDHIKKQRIVESLRGPAIGIIQATRKSNPEAAVADYFQVLEYTYGTLEDVGDLVARFHHTYQETGEKLSQYVYRLDKLIHKIVDKGGLVPAEVNSSRLKQLIRGALTTDPVAQRLRCTALLLGSPTLNDLIKEITQEEALIANREKTHAKAVKVVVPSPEAQGSREDKLVTLVVEQNKKIDQLILALNQRVVPSSITSSNSPRGFSSGRGNFRRGGNSMGRGCFRCGQLGHRAVECSMGWGMNGVGTNDQSDNSIHQGNDGGRLVGPSPSPRN; encoded by the coding sequence ATGGGGGATCTCACAGACACCACTGATGGTACAATTATGACCGAGATGTTATTTCTTTTTGGGGTAAAGCAACCAAGAATTGTTGATAAACAATTCAGGGaaagtggagagatgtgtgctgtattaATAACTACTAGTAATGACTTAGAATCTGAGTTGCTTCCAAAagtggtggctgtgagatctaaTCCGGAACGCAGGTGGAAAATTACATGGCCTGAAAAGGACTGTAGTGAAGGGGCGGCTGAACCATTAATTGTGGGTGACGTATCTTATCCAGCTAGTGGAGATCATTCTGCAGCTATGAGAGAGGGTAGTCCATCACAGGGCATTGAAGAAAAATTGGGAAATCAATTAGAGGTTATAGCTgataaagtagtacatcaattAGAACGGTGGCACTATGAGGGTAGTTATAGGCGATTAAGGCTTTTTTCAGGGATATTTCCTGTGCCTACTGGCGAGGAACCttatgaggcctggagggaggcagCCATACAGCAGTCTGAGGAGTGGCATTGCCCCGATCATATAAAGAAACAAAGGATAGTAGAGAGTTTACGGGGACCCGCTATAGGAATTATTCAGGCTACTAGGAAAAGTAATCCTGAAGCTGCGGTGGCTGACTACTTCCAGGTCTTAGAATACACATATGGAACATTGGAGGATGTAGGTGATTTGGTTGCCAGATTCCACCATACCTATCAGGAGACAGGGGAAAAGTTGTCACAGTATGTGTATAGACTCGATAAACTAATTCATAAAATTGTAGATAAAGGAGGGTTAGTTCCTGCTGAAGTCAATAGCAGTCGATTGAAACAATTAATTAGGGGAGCATTAACAACTGACCCTGTAGCGCAGCGGTTGCGTTGTACAGCTTTATTATTAGGAAGTCCCAcccttaatgatttaattaaggAAATTACGCAAGAAGAAGCCTTGATCGCTAATAGGGAAAAGACTCATGCCAAGGCTGTTAAAGTGGTGGTACCCTCCCCTGAGGCCCAAGGGTCAAGGGAAGACAAATTAGTTACACTGGTAGtggagcaaaacaagaaaatagaCCAGCTTATTCTTGCTCTAAATCAAAGGGTGGTACCCTCCAGCATTACTTCCAGTAATTCCCCTAGGGGGTTTAGCAGTGGTAGGGGAAATTTTAGGAGAGGTGGAAATTCTATGGGCAGAGGGTGTTTCCGCTGTGGACAGTTAGGACATAGAGCAGTGGAATGTTCTATGGGCTGGGGTATGAATGGAGTAGGAACTAATGATCAGTCAGATAATTCCATTCATCAGGGAAACGATGGTGGGAGATTGGTGGGCCCCTCGCCATCTCCCAGAAATTAG